The Parafrankia discariae genome includes a window with the following:
- a CDS encoding lysophospholipid acyltransferase family protein, producing the protein MVYWLIKLLVVGPLLGLLGRPSVTGAEHIPRRGPVILAGNHLAVADSFFLVRLVPRRITFLAKQEYFTGRGARGRLVRWFFTAAGQVPVDRRGGAAAAGALTAAVRVLDAGGAWGVYPEGTRSPDGRLYRGRTGVARVALATGAPVVPVVVKGTEAVSPRGRRRWRRGRVQIVVGRPLDFSRYRRVLADGPPGRPAPVERMVLRSATDELMRVLAEHSGQEYVDAYAADHHRPAPRGHTAPSRRTELPDQRTDRIRPTHLGGPRNHRNR; encoded by the coding sequence ATGGTGTACTGGCTGATCAAGCTGCTGGTGGTGGGACCGCTACTCGGCCTGCTGGGACGTCCGAGCGTCACCGGCGCGGAGCACATCCCACGCCGCGGGCCGGTCATCCTGGCCGGCAACCACCTGGCCGTGGCCGACTCGTTCTTCCTGGTCCGCCTCGTCCCCCGGCGGATCACGTTCCTGGCCAAGCAGGAGTACTTCACCGGGCGGGGAGCGCGGGGGCGGCTGGTCCGCTGGTTCTTCACCGCCGCCGGGCAGGTGCCGGTCGACCGGCGCGGTGGCGCCGCGGCGGCCGGGGCGCTCACCGCCGCCGTCCGGGTCCTCGATGCCGGCGGCGCGTGGGGGGTCTACCCGGAGGGCACGAGATCACCGGACGGCCGGCTCTACCGGGGCCGGACGGGGGTGGCCCGGGTCGCGCTCGCCACCGGGGCACCGGTCGTCCCGGTGGTGGTGAAGGGAACCGAGGCGGTGAGCCCACGCGGCCGGCGCCGCTGGCGCCGCGGGCGGGTCCAGATCGTCGTCGGCCGCCCCCTGGACTTCTCCCGGTACCGCCGCGTGCTGGCCGACGGCCCGCCGGGCCGCCCCGCGCCGGTCGAGCGGATGGTGCTCAGATCCGCCACGGACGAGCTCATGCGGGTGCTGGCCGAACATTCGGGCCAGGAGTACGTGGACGCCTACGCCGCGGACCACCACCGACCGGCCCCACGCGGGCACACCGCGCCTTCACGCCGAACCGAGTTGCCAGACCAGCGCACGGACCGGATCAGGCCGACTCACCTCGGCGGCCCCCGGAACCACCGGAACCGCTGA
- a CDS encoding sulfatase family protein, whose product MPGRHRPRGTRARIGTAGLLVAALGAAVFAAAGGPEPSTPPGLSATPLAADTPLAADTQRPNFVFIPADDLDATTSPYWAAMPKTAALIRDAGLTFTESFAPTPICCPARGSLLTGKYGHNTGVLTNSGDEGGWATFAANGNEEHTFAKYLQDAGYDTALVGKYMNGIEDAPDHVPPGWTEWYGSVDNFFYTGYDYALNENGTIVHYGGPSDPANYSTDVVAAKSVDFLRRAAAKDEPFLLYAASTAPHLPLPPAPRDSDNPFTDDLAPRSPNYREPDVSDKPAWLRTSAGVRSAQVNLINDTDYRNRMGSLLALDDMVGDIVTTLRDTGELDHTYLVFTSDNGYNLGAHRLIHKMAPYEESLRVPLVVAGPGVTRGTDDHMVAAIDIAPTFLELAGVPVPADVDGLSLAPLLRGQDPARWRSDLLGQYAGPGGQGDDGIAAEQVPGRPIVAAATDPVAHYLDIPAWSGLRTDRYTYVRWYDTDRTVVHERELYDLSNDPYELTNLLATPAGRAANAELVARLDSRLDSLAACAGATCRT is encoded by the coding sequence GTGCCTGGACGACATCGACCCCGCGGAACCCGTGCCCGGATCGGGACGGCCGGTCTCCTCGTCGCGGCCCTCGGCGCGGCGGTGTTCGCCGCCGCGGGCGGCCCGGAGCCCTCGACACCACCCGGCCTGTCGGCCACGCCGCTGGCGGCCGACACACCTTTGGCGGCCGACACGCAGCGGCCCAACTTCGTCTTCATCCCCGCCGACGACCTCGACGCGACCACCTCGCCCTACTGGGCGGCGATGCCGAAGACGGCAGCGCTCATCCGGGACGCCGGCCTGACCTTCACCGAGAGTTTCGCGCCCACCCCGATCTGCTGCCCGGCCCGCGGGTCGCTGCTCACCGGGAAGTACGGGCACAACACCGGGGTGCTCACCAACAGCGGCGACGAGGGTGGCTGGGCGACGTTCGCGGCGAACGGCAACGAGGAGCACACCTTCGCGAAGTACCTGCAGGACGCCGGCTACGACACCGCGCTCGTCGGCAAGTACATGAACGGCATCGAGGACGCGCCCGACCACGTTCCTCCGGGCTGGACGGAATGGTATGGCAGCGTCGACAACTTCTTCTACACCGGCTACGACTACGCGCTGAACGAGAACGGGACGATCGTGCACTACGGCGGGCCGTCCGACCCGGCGAACTACTCCACCGACGTCGTCGCCGCGAAGTCGGTGGACTTCCTCCGGCGGGCGGCGGCGAAGGACGAGCCGTTCCTGCTCTACGCCGCCTCGACCGCGCCGCACCTGCCACTGCCGCCCGCGCCGCGCGACAGCGACAATCCGTTCACGGACGATCTCGCGCCGCGCTCGCCCAACTACCGGGAGCCGGACGTCAGCGACAAGCCCGCCTGGCTGCGGACGAGCGCCGGGGTCCGCTCCGCCCAGGTGAACCTGATCAACGACACCGACTACCGGAACCGGATGGGATCACTGCTCGCGCTCGACGACATGGTCGGCGACATCGTCACGACGTTGCGCGACACCGGCGAGCTCGACCACACCTACCTGGTCTTCACCTCGGACAACGGCTACAACCTCGGCGCGCACCGACTGATCCACAAGATGGCGCCGTACGAGGAGTCGCTGCGGGTCCCGCTGGTCGTCGCCGGGCCCGGGGTGACCCGGGGAACCGACGACCACATGGTCGCCGCGATCGACATCGCGCCGACGTTCCTGGAGCTGGCCGGGGTGCCCGTCCCGGCCGACGTCGACGGCCTGTCGCTCGCGCCGCTGCTGCGCGGACAGGACCCGGCCCGGTGGCGCTCGGACCTGCTGGGCCAGTACGCCGGCCCGGGCGGCCAGGGTGACGACGGCATCGCCGCCGAGCAGGTGCCCGGCCGGCCGATCGTGGCGGCCGCCACCGACCCGGTCGCCCACTACCTGGACATCCCGGCCTGGAGCGGGCTGCGGACCGACCGGTACACGTACGTGCGCTGGTACGACACGGACCGGACCGTGGTCCACGAGCGCGAGCTCTACGACCTGTCCAACGATCCGTACGAGCTCACGAATCTGCTGGCGACCCCGGCGGGACGCGCGGCGAACGCCGAGCTCGTCGCCCGCCTCGACAGCCGCCTGGACTCCCTCGCCGCCTGCGCCGGAGCGACCTGCCGGACGTGA
- a CDS encoding neutral zinc metallopeptidase — MRARKAVAAVFALSFFLLAGWLGIPPTGASAAWAQTPSCGGKIGTLADVDTLISEPAECPGSVNGYWRAHLGTAWTQPHYVPYRNGEIPRIACADGVTDPKVFADNALYCTTDDTVAYSTDFMAQLNQSGGPSYPAFVIMHELGHRGDRIGGTLGSVSRAEENQADCLAGGQARFAVDAGRLTSTDAVNGSMLFFSLGDTRGGWFDQEASAPDAHGTPMQRAQAFDLGYQQDISACRRIGQSPNGSVTG, encoded by the coding sequence GTGCGCGCCAGAAAGGCCGTTGCGGCCGTATTCGCCCTTTCGTTCTTTCTGCTTGCGGGCTGGTTGGGCATCCCGCCGACGGGTGCCTCGGCGGCCTGGGCACAGACCCCGTCCTGCGGAGGGAAGATCGGAACCCTGGCGGATGTCGACACGCTGATCTCGGAGCCCGCCGAATGCCCGGGGTCGGTGAACGGCTACTGGCGCGCCCACCTGGGCACCGCGTGGACCCAGCCGCACTACGTCCCCTACCGCAACGGCGAGATTCCCAGGATCGCGTGCGCGGACGGCGTCACTGACCCGAAGGTGTTCGCCGACAACGCCCTCTACTGCACCACCGACGACACGGTCGCGTACAGCACCGACTTCATGGCCCAGCTCAACCAGAGCGGCGGGCCGTCCTACCCGGCTTTCGTGATCATGCATGAGCTGGGCCACCGCGGCGATCGGATCGGCGGGACCCTCGGTTCGGTGTCCCGGGCCGAGGAGAACCAGGCCGACTGCCTGGCCGGTGGCCAGGCCCGCTTCGCGGTCGACGCGGGCCGGCTCACCTCGACCGACGCGGTGAACGGCTCGATGCTCTTCTTCAGCCTCGGCGACACCCGCGGCGGCTGGTTCGACCAGGAGGCGTCCGCCCCGGACGCGCACGGCACGCCGATGCAGCGGGCGCAGGCCTTCGACCTCGGCTACCAGCAGGACATCTCCGCCTGCCGCCGCATCGGCCAGTCCCCGAACGGCAGCGTCACGGGCTGA
- a CDS encoding pyridoxamine 5'-phosphate oxidase family protein, with amino-acid sequence MTRTDAPAPATIGAPLGSGAAQRTTDEAGIPRSGIPRDHAGFGVLTFDICVRLVAGERMGRVAFVADGEILVLPVNYIVDGNTVAFRSRVGSKLSAATNHSVVAFEVDGYDATVGVGWSVLINGCAEAVREDTEIARLEGRGLAPWSVNLERPSWVRIHWDSVSGRTTTRPPSADEC; translated from the coding sequence ATGACGCGGACCGACGCTCCTGCTCCGGCGACCATCGGCGCTCCGCTGGGCTCCGGTGCTGCGCAGCGCACCACCGACGAGGCGGGTATCCCCCGGTCGGGTATCCCGCGTGACCACGCCGGCTTCGGCGTCCTGACCTTCGACATCTGCGTGCGGCTCGTCGCCGGCGAGCGGATGGGCCGGGTCGCGTTCGTCGCGGACGGCGAGATCCTGGTGCTGCCCGTGAACTACATCGTGGACGGCAACACCGTCGCGTTCCGCTCCCGGGTGGGCTCGAAGCTCTCCGCCGCCACCAACCACAGCGTCGTCGCCTTCGAGGTGGACGGCTATGACGCCACCGTCGGCGTCGGCTGGAGCGTGCTGATCAACGGGTGCGCGGAAGCCGTCCGGGAGGACACCGAGATCGCCCGGCTCGAGGGCCGCGGGCTGGCGCCCTGGTCGGTGAACCTCGAGCGGCCGAGCTGGGTCCGTATCCACTGGGACTCGGTCTCCGGCCGGACGACCACCCGTCCGCCGTCCGCCGACGAGTGCTGA
- a CDS encoding SAM-dependent methyltransferase encodes MNEVPRGVGRTALATAWIRAGENDRPDRLFDDWLAPAFVAAAGDAVPLLPPDAEHRLGELTEVMTTYLIVRTRFFDDELLAAAQAGIRQVVLLAAGLDSRAFRLSWPAGTRLFEVDRPDMLTFKERVLTSAGTRPRCERHAVPADLTEDWVDRLLDAGFRPDEPTAWLAEGIIVYLSAEEAERLLTDVTRLSAPGSRLALEDSKGLADEMIEQARHIPPLGEFADLWKGGLEGASPAWLGDHGWRGREIDSTTVATGLHRPIPERLPVAGYFVTAQRTAG; translated from the coding sequence ATGAACGAGGTTCCGCGGGGCGTGGGACGGACGGCTCTGGCCACGGCCTGGATCCGGGCCGGGGAGAACGACCGCCCGGACCGGCTGTTCGACGACTGGCTGGCACCGGCGTTCGTGGCCGCGGCCGGCGACGCGGTGCCGCTGCTCCCGCCCGACGCCGAGCACCGGCTGGGCGAGCTCACCGAGGTGATGACCACCTATCTGATCGTGCGGACCCGCTTCTTCGACGACGAGCTGCTCGCCGCCGCGCAGGCCGGGATCAGGCAGGTGGTCCTGCTCGCGGCCGGTCTCGACAGCCGCGCCTTCCGGCTCTCCTGGCCGGCCGGGACGCGTCTTTTCGAGGTGGACCGGCCGGACATGCTGACCTTCAAGGAGCGGGTCCTGACCTCGGCTGGGACCCGGCCGCGGTGCGAACGCCACGCCGTGCCGGCCGACCTGACCGAGGACTGGGTCGACCGGCTCCTCGACGCCGGTTTCCGCCCGGACGAGCCCACCGCCTGGCTGGCCGAGGGCATCATCGTCTACCTGTCCGCGGAGGAGGCCGAACGCCTGCTCACCGACGTCACCCGCCTCTCGGCGCCGGGCAGCCGGCTCGCGCTGGAGGACTCGAAGGGCCTGGCCGACGAGATGATCGAGCAGGCCCGGCATATCCCCCCGCTGGGGGAGTTCGCCGACCTGTGGAAGGGCGGCCTGGAGGGGGCCTCCCCCGCCTGGCTGGGTGACCACGGCTGGCGCGGCCGGGAGATCGACTCCACCACCGTGGCGACCGGGCTGCACCGGCCGATCCCGGAGCGGCTGCCGGTCGCCGGCTACTTCGTCACGGCTCAGCGCACGGCGGGGTGA
- a CDS encoding ester cyclase — MGEALDTVRRMLTAFDEADDVTLRSLLAADVVLEAPGPVRLTGRDAVADYSARFLAAFTDLTVRTHVLAEQGEMVVEEYTLVATHAATFTTPTGEALAPTGRRVSVRVAEVYRVQGGHITENRFYFDAAHLYRQLAAEPEPAAEPEPEPVSASSRPCQLTPPCAEP, encoded by the coding sequence ATGGGCGAGGCGCTGGACACGGTGCGGCGGATGCTGACCGCCTTCGACGAGGCGGACGACGTCACGCTGCGGTCGCTGCTCGCCGCCGACGTCGTCCTGGAGGCGCCCGGCCCGGTCCGGCTCACCGGGCGGGACGCGGTCGCCGACTACAGCGCCCGGTTCCTGGCCGCCTTCACCGACCTGACGGTGCGGACCCACGTCCTGGCCGAGCAGGGCGAGATGGTCGTCGAGGAGTACACGCTCGTCGCCACGCACGCCGCGACGTTCACCACGCCCACGGGGGAGGCCCTGGCGCCCACCGGCCGGCGGGTCTCGGTGCGCGTCGCCGAGGTCTACCGGGTCCAGGGCGGCCACATCACGGAGAACCGCTTCTACTTCGACGCGGCCCACCTGTACCGTCAGCTCGCGGCCGAGCCAGAGCCCGCGGCCGAGCCAGAGCCAGAGCCCGTGTCAGCCAGCTCGCGGCCGTGTCAGCTCACCCCGCCGTGCGCTGAGCCGTGA
- a CDS encoding TetR/AcrR family transcriptional regulator translates to MSENEILRRASYGPTSPVVGARGSRTRTRIVDTALALFEAQGFHGTSVDDIAKAAEVSRATLYQYFESKEQIFVELLEECGGALMRVVRRIGPLEPGELGFDNLHWWLGEWAWVYDRYATMFVQWANVSSPGTAIPPLVSRFSAAYRDRIAQRLASSGVTGLAPADAALALTALVSSCNYTRYAQTPPGREQGGAGPAARGPAAGTDYLTDNLAVLVQLILFPHTPVSVFAQLGREIPTPRPPSTGERLWSAPATAADPPPVLPPDGRLRQLSSRATVTVRRLLDAGIRCFTEKGYHQCSVDDIVTEAGYARGTFYKYFDEKLDLLVALSDEAIETITELDGRLRRIGPTVGDDPTGLRSWLGDTVAFHLRYLGVTRAWLDRRPCHPRLDAARRLVGERLHTGYPALLGPARWSHPLDPRVASIAFFSLLERLPEAMVAAEPDRPLEEIVDLVATVLERAHLCPRGGPRDSHGSRPGDAGADAASVPSGHRLPRP, encoded by the coding sequence ATGTCCGAGAACGAGATCCTGCGACGGGCGAGCTACGGCCCCACCAGTCCGGTGGTGGGGGCACGCGGTTCACGCACCCGCACGCGCATCGTCGACACGGCGCTGGCGCTATTCGAGGCCCAGGGCTTCCACGGCACGTCGGTGGACGACATCGCGAAGGCCGCCGAGGTGTCCCGGGCCACGCTGTACCAGTATTTCGAGAGCAAGGAACAGATCTTCGTCGAGCTGCTCGAGGAATGCGGCGGCGCGCTCATGCGGGTGGTTCGCCGCATCGGCCCGCTGGAGCCCGGCGAGCTCGGCTTCGACAATCTGCACTGGTGGCTCGGCGAGTGGGCCTGGGTGTACGACAGGTACGCGACGATGTTCGTGCAGTGGGCGAACGTCAGTTCGCCGGGCACCGCGATACCGCCACTGGTCAGCCGTTTCTCGGCCGCCTACCGGGACCGGATCGCGCAGCGGCTCGCCTCCTCGGGGGTGACCGGCCTCGCCCCGGCCGACGCCGCGCTGGCGCTGACGGCGCTGGTGAGCAGCTGTAACTACACCCGATACGCGCAGACACCGCCCGGTCGGGAACAGGGCGGAGCCGGGCCGGCCGCCCGCGGCCCGGCGGCGGGCACCGACTACCTGACCGACAACCTCGCCGTGCTCGTCCAGCTCATCCTTTTCCCGCACACCCCGGTGAGTGTTTTCGCCCAGCTGGGTCGGGAGATCCCCACCCCGCGCCCACCGAGCACCGGAGAACGCCTCTGGTCCGCGCCGGCCACGGCGGCCGACCCGCCACCGGTCCTGCCGCCGGACGGGCGCCTGCGGCAACTCAGCAGCCGCGCCACGGTGACCGTCCGGCGACTTCTCGACGCCGGGATCAGATGTTTCACCGAAAAGGGCTACCACCAATGCTCGGTCGACGACATCGTCACTGAGGCGGGTTACGCACGCGGCACCTTCTACAAGTATTTCGACGAGAAACTCGACCTGTTGGTGGCGCTGAGCGACGAGGCGATCGAGACGATCACGGAGCTCGACGGCCGGCTGCGGCGGATCGGCCCGACCGTCGGCGACGACCCCACCGGGCTGCGGAGCTGGCTCGGCGACACCGTCGCCTTCCACCTGCGGTATCTGGGCGTCACCCGGGCCTGGCTCGACCGGCGGCCGTGCCACCCGCGTCTGGACGCGGCCCGCCGGCTCGTCGGCGAACGGCTGCACACCGGCTACCCCGCCCTGCTGGGCCCGGCGCGCTGGTCGCATCCGCTCGACCCGCGGGTCGCCAGCATCGCGTTCTTCAGCCTGCTGGAGCGACTGCCCGAGGCGATGGTGGCCGCCGAACCGGACCGCCCGCTGGAGGAGATCGTCGACCTCGTCGCCACGGTGCTGGAGCGCGCGCACCTGTGCCCCCGCGGCGGCCCCCGCGACTCCCACGGCTCCCGGCCCGGCGACGCCGGCGCGGACGCCGCCTCCGTCCCCTCGGGGCACCGCCTCCCCCGCCCCTGA
- a CDS encoding class I adenylate-forming enzyme family protein — MHLGMLLEMAADGLADRVALGSRVGGLSFAELAHQARRVGAALQALPGDRVGLIDLNSPAVPLALFGSAIAGKPFVPINYRLADEQLRAIVTRTAPATVVVGAGVAERLGDIDGIHLVTRDELLAIAADADAKEADGWGGDPEDIAVLLFTSGTTGEPKAAVLRHRNLTEYVISTVEFAGSAEDEVAIVSVPPYHIAGVSASCSSTYSGRRVVQLESFEPRAWVELVRAESVTHAMVVPTMLGRILDVIEADGQGLPSLRSISYGGGPMPLPVIERAVSALPHVGFVNAYGLTETSSTIAVLGPDDHQAAISSDDPEVRARLGSVGKPLPSLEVTIRDPGGQEVPTGEHGEIWVRGGQVSGEYLGIGRVENDGWFPTRDEGHLDSGGYLYVHGRLDDVIVRGGENMSPGEIEAVLITHPAVEEAAVVGIPHRDWGEQVVAAVVTSGEVTEDELRGHVRAQLRSSRTPEHIQFRSELPFNENGKLLRRVLRTELQEAFPS; from the coding sequence ATGCACCTCGGGATGCTGTTGGAGATGGCCGCGGACGGTCTGGCCGACCGGGTCGCGCTCGGTTCCCGCGTCGGCGGGCTGAGCTTCGCCGAACTCGCGCACCAGGCGCGCCGGGTCGGTGCCGCGCTGCAGGCCCTGCCTGGAGACCGGGTCGGGCTGATCGACCTGAACTCGCCCGCAGTCCCGCTGGCCCTGTTCGGGTCGGCGATCGCGGGCAAGCCGTTCGTGCCGATCAACTACCGGCTCGCCGACGAGCAGCTGCGCGCGATCGTCACCCGGACCGCGCCGGCCACCGTCGTCGTCGGGGCCGGCGTCGCCGAACGGCTGGGCGACATCGACGGCATCCACCTGGTCACCCGGGACGAGCTGCTCGCCATCGCCGCGGACGCCGACGCCAAGGAGGCCGACGGCTGGGGCGGCGACCCCGAGGACATCGCAGTGCTGCTGTTCACCAGCGGCACCACCGGCGAGCCCAAGGCCGCCGTGCTGCGCCACCGCAACCTGACCGAGTACGTCATCTCCACGGTCGAGTTCGCCGGTTCCGCCGAGGACGAGGTCGCGATCGTCAGCGTCCCGCCGTACCACATCGCCGGGGTGTCGGCGTCCTGCTCGTCGACCTACTCGGGACGTCGGGTCGTCCAGCTCGAGAGCTTCGAGCCCCGGGCCTGGGTCGAGCTCGTCCGGGCGGAGTCGGTCACGCACGCGATGGTGGTGCCGACCATGCTCGGCCGCATCCTCGACGTCATCGAGGCCGACGGCCAGGGGCTGCCGTCCCTGCGGTCGATCTCGTACGGCGGCGGGCCCATGCCGCTGCCGGTCATCGAGCGCGCGGTCTCCGCACTCCCGCACGTGGGGTTCGTGAACGCCTACGGGCTCACCGAGACCTCGAGCACGATCGCCGTCCTCGGCCCGGACGACCACCAGGCCGCGATCAGCAGCGACGACCCGGAGGTACGGGCGCGGCTGGGGTCGGTCGGCAAGCCGCTGCCGAGCCTGGAGGTCACGATCCGCGACCCGGGCGGCCAGGAGGTCCCCACCGGCGAGCACGGTGAGATCTGGGTCCGCGGCGGGCAGGTCTCCGGCGAGTACCTGGGCATCGGGCGGGTCGAGAACGACGGCTGGTTCCCGACCCGCGACGAGGGCCACCTCGACTCGGGCGGCTACCTGTACGTCCACGGCCGGCTCGACGACGTCATCGTGCGCGGCGGGGAGAACATGTCCCCGGGCGAGATCGAGGCCGTGCTCATCACCCATCCCGCCGTCGAGGAGGCCGCCGTCGTCGGCATCCCGCACCGGGACTGGGGCGAGCAGGTGGTGGCCGCGGTCGTCACCTCCGGCGAGGTCACCGAGGACGAGCTGCGCGGCCACGTGCGCGCCCAGCTGCGGTCCAGCCGCACCCCGGAACACATCCAGTTCCGCTCGGAGCTGCCGTTCAACGAGAACGGCAAGCTGCTGCGCCGGGTACTGCGCACCGAACTCCAGGAGGCTTTCCCCTCCTGA
- a CDS encoding VIT1/CCC1 transporter family protein — MSGTGEAHPSGHSAGAGWLRPAVFGAMDGLVSNIALISGFAGGAAGRPAVVLAGLAGLASGAFSMATGEYTSVRSQNEAMRAQIEVERRELEQYPQAEHAELAGFFRDQGVDAPTAESVARQLARNPDAALRAHARNELGLDVDDLPSPLGAAGASFGAFALGALVPVAPYLAGFASFATAAVLAGLGLFALGAAVSRFTERSAFYSGGRQLLLGSVAAAATYGIGILVNTFIT, encoded by the coding sequence TTGAGCGGGACAGGGGAGGCGCATCCGTCGGGGCACTCGGCGGGCGCCGGGTGGCTGCGTCCGGCGGTGTTCGGGGCGATGGACGGGCTGGTCAGCAACATCGCGCTGATCAGCGGGTTCGCCGGTGGGGCCGCCGGGCGGCCGGCGGTCGTGCTGGCCGGGCTCGCGGGCCTGGCCTCCGGGGCGTTCTCGATGGCGACCGGGGAGTACACCTCCGTCCGTTCGCAGAACGAGGCGATGCGGGCGCAGATCGAGGTCGAACGGCGCGAGCTGGAGCAGTATCCGCAGGCCGAGCACGCCGAGCTGGCCGGGTTCTTCCGCGACCAGGGGGTCGACGCGCCGACCGCCGAGTCGGTCGCCCGTCAGCTGGCCCGCAACCCGGACGCCGCGCTGCGCGCGCACGCCCGCAACGAGCTCGGCCTGGACGTGGACGACCTGCCGTCACCGCTGGGCGCGGCCGGCGCGTCGTTCGGCGCGTTCGCCCTCGGCGCGCTGGTGCCGGTGGCGCCCTACCTGGCCGGGTTCGCCTCGTTCGCGACCGCGGCGGTGCTCGCCGGCCTCGGGCTGTTCGCCCTCGGGGCCGCGGTCAGCCGCTTCACCGAGCGCTCGGCGTTCTACAGCGGCGGCCGTCAGCTCCTGCTGGGGTCGGTCGCCGCCGCCGCCACCTACGGCATCGGCATCCTGGTCAACACCTTCATCACCTGA
- a CDS encoding APC family permease, translating into MTPWREGLRGWLLAGTEQARRHPGPHAQPEPHQPRHHWWRVMCLTGVDYFSTLGYQPGIAILAAGAVSPVATAVLVAVTLFGALPVYRRVAGESPRGEGSIAILEKQLSWWKGKLLVLVLLGFACTDFLITITLSAADASAHILENPYAPDLLAGHEVAVTLVLLALLAAVFLRGFTEAVGIAVVLVVVYLALNVVVIAVSLYKVATHPSLLDDWHALLVAEHPDAFALVGVALIVFPKLALGLSGFETGVAVMPLIRGGPADTDSPADTADTADTADSADTDANLAGRIRGARRLLTTAALIMAVLLLASSLATTVLIPERLAEPGGPANGRALAYLAHQELGNVFGTAYDVSTIAILWFAGASALAGLLNLVPRYLPRYGMAPHWARAVRPLVLVFTVIGFAVTVIFRASVDKQGGAYATGVLVLITSASVAVTISAARRGRRRAVFGFGAIAAVFVYTTVANVVERPDGLIIGSIFILSILVISFVSRAVRSFELRVTGVRLDETATRWVTEAARSGSLHLVANEFDTGDAAEYADKAGKAHEVLHVPRAARPLFLEVVVPDSSEFEGGLDVCGRERHGYRILQLTSNSVPNAIAALLLHLRDLTGTRPNVYFEWSEGNPLQNLARFVFFGVGEVASTTREILREAEPDPQRRPFVHVA; encoded by the coding sequence GTGACACCGTGGAGGGAGGGCCTGCGCGGCTGGCTGCTCGCCGGGACGGAGCAGGCCCGCCGCCATCCCGGCCCGCACGCGCAGCCCGAACCGCACCAGCCCCGCCATCACTGGTGGCGGGTGATGTGCCTGACCGGCGTCGACTACTTCTCCACACTGGGCTACCAGCCGGGGATCGCCATCCTCGCGGCGGGCGCGGTGAGCCCGGTGGCGACGGCGGTGCTCGTCGCCGTGACGCTGTTCGGGGCGCTGCCGGTCTACCGGCGGGTCGCCGGCGAGAGCCCGCGGGGTGAGGGCTCGATCGCGATCCTGGAGAAGCAGCTCTCCTGGTGGAAGGGCAAGCTGCTGGTCCTGGTGCTCCTCGGCTTCGCCTGCACCGACTTCCTGATCACGATCACCCTCTCGGCCGCGGACGCCTCCGCGCACATCCTGGAGAACCCGTACGCGCCGGACCTGCTCGCCGGCCACGAGGTCGCCGTCACGCTGGTGCTGCTGGCCCTGCTCGCGGCCGTGTTCCTGCGCGGGTTCACCGAGGCGGTGGGGATCGCCGTCGTCCTGGTCGTGGTCTACCTGGCCCTGAACGTGGTCGTCATCGCGGTGTCACTGTACAAGGTCGCCACCCACCCGTCCCTGCTCGACGACTGGCACGCGCTGCTGGTGGCCGAGCATCCGGACGCGTTCGCGCTGGTGGGCGTGGCCCTGATCGTCTTCCCGAAGCTCGCGCTGGGACTCTCCGGCTTCGAGACCGGCGTCGCGGTGATGCCGTTGATCCGCGGCGGCCCCGCCGACACCGACAGCCCCGCCGACACCGCCGACACCGCCGACACCGCCGACTCGGCCGACACCGACGCGAACCTCGCCGGCCGGATCCGCGGCGCGCGGCGGCTGCTCACCACGGCCGCGCTGATCATGGCCGTGCTGCTGCTCGCCAGCAGCCTCGCGACGACGGTGCTCATCCCCGAGCGGCTCGCGGAGCCCGGCGGCCCGGCGAACGGGCGGGCGCTGGCGTATCTGGCGCACCAGGAACTGGGCAACGTCTTCGGCACCGCCTACGACGTCAGCACGATCGCGATCCTGTGGTTCGCCGGCGCCTCGGCGCTGGCCGGCCTGCTCAACCTCGTTCCCCGCTACCTGCCCAGGTACGGGATGGCTCCGCACTGGGCCCGGGCGGTGCGCCCGCTGGTCCTGGTCTTCACCGTCATCGGCTTCGCGGTCACGGTCATCTTCCGGGCCAGCGTCGACAAGCAGGGCGGGGCCTACGCGACCGGGGTGCTCGTCCTGATCACCTCGGCGTCGGTCGCCGTCACCATCTCCGCCGCGCGCCGCGGCCGGCGGCGGGCGGTGTTCGGGTTCGGCGCCATCGCGGCCGTGTTCGTCTACACGACCGTCGCGAACGTCGTCGAGCGGCCGGACGGGCTCATCATCGGTTCGATCTTCATCCTGTCGATCCTGGTGATCTCCTTCGTCTCCCGGGCCGTGCGGTCCTTCGAGCTGCGGGTCACCGGCGTTCGGCTCGACGAGACGGCGACCCGGTGGGTCACCGAGGCGGCCCGCTCGGGGTCGCTGCACCTGGTCGCCAACGAGTTCGACACCGGCGACGCCGCGGAGTACGCCGACAAGGCCGGCAAGGCGCACGAGGTGCTGCACGTCCCGCGCGCGGCCCGCCCGCTGTTCCTGGAGGTGGTCGTCCCGGACTCGTCGGAGTTCGAGGGCGGGCTCGACGTCTGCGGGCGGGAGCGGCACGGGTACCGGATCCTGCAGCTCACCAGCAACTCCGTCCCGAACGCGATCGCGGCCCTGCTCCTGCACCTGCGCGACCTCACCGGGACCAGGCCGAACGTGTACTTCGAGTGGTCCGAGGGCAACCCGCTGCAGAACCTGGCGCGCTTCGTGTTCTTCGGAGTCGGCGAGGTCGCCTCGACGACCCGGGAGATCCTCCGCGAGGCCGAGCCCGACCCGCAGCGCCGCCCGTTCGTCCACGTGGCCTGA